The window CCCGTTCGACCGGATGTACGGGGCGGTGGTGGGCGGAGCCGTCCTGAAGCGAGAAGTCGTGCAAGATGGCCCGCACCACCCGCCACCCTCACTCCGGCACCTGCCGCATCTCCATGACGCGCAGACCCAGCGACTGGCAGCGAGTCAGCAGGCCGTAGAGGTGAGCCTCGTCCACGACCGTGCCGAAAAGGACGGTCTGGCCGGACATCACCACATGGTCCAGCTCCGGGAACGCGTTGGCCAGCGTCTCCGAGAGGTGCCCCTCGACTCGGATCTCATAACGCACGAGCGGTCCTCCCACCGGACTTGCCTGGACGCTCTTCACCGACTGGCTCGGGACAGGCGGACGGCGCCCGTCCCTGCGATCCTCCGCCGCTGCGCACCTCACGGACCTCACCCCGTAGAGGTGACTCAATGAGTCAGAATGATCTTGAAAGAGATGATCAGCAGGCCCAGCAGCAGGTTGACCGATGCGGTGATGGCCACCAGCCGCCGTGAGGCGCCGGCGCGGCGGGCCGCGGCGACGGACCAGCCCACCTGCCCTGCGACGGCTACGGACAGTGCCAGCCAGAGGGCACCGCGTACGTCCAGTCCCAGGAGCGGGCTGACGGCCACCGCGACGGCCGGCGGGACAGCGGCCTTGACGATGGGCCACTCGGCACGGCACACGAGCAGGATCCCCCGACGGTCCGGAGTGTGCTGGGCGAGCCGTGCCCCGAACAGATGGGCATGTACGTGTGCGATCCAGAACACCACGCCGGTGAGCAGCAGCAGCAGCACCAGCTCGAAGCGGGGGAACGACCCCAGGGAGCCGGCTCCGATCACCACGGAGGCCGCGAGCATGGAGCCGTAGACGCCACCCGTGTAGTCGGCGCGTGTCCGGCGTTCGGCACGGCGCGCCCTCCGCTCCGCCGGTCCTCCCTCGGCTCTCGTCCTGTCCACCGGTGGCCCCCTACGCTCGGTCCGTGGATCCGTTCGCCCCGGCCGGAGCGGCACCGGAACCGGGCTCAGGCGGGCGGCCGCTCCGTGCGGTCGGCAGATGCGATGTCATCAGGAAACTGACGAGAGCGACGCCGCCCGTGGCCAGGATCGCCGCCTTCAGACCGTCGAGCTGCGCCGAGGCATAGGAGTCCGTGACGGCTTCGACTTCGGACGGTGGCAGTCCGGCCCGCTCGGCCGCCGAACGCACCTGGTCGGTGGAGACGAAGGTGATCCCGGCCTCGAGGCGGACACCGACCTGCTCGCGGGTTTCCGCGGACAGCCGGGGTTCGTCCGCGACCTGCGTGGTGAAGGCGTGGGCCAGCGCGCCGACCAGGATCGATCCGATGAGCGCGGTGCCCAGCGCCGAACCCAGGTTCTGGGCCGTGAACTGGAGTCCTCCCGCCTCGCTGCGTTCCTCCTCGCCGACGCCGGACTGGACGATGTTGCCGAGCTGCGAGGCGAGCAGGCCGATGCCCACACCCAGCAGGGCCATCGCCCCGGCGAACTGCGCGTCGTCGATGACCGGGTCGATGGTGGCCAGCAGCCACACGACGGCCGCCGCCAGGATCGCCAGGGCCAGCCGTACCACCCGGCGCGGTCCCATCACCCGCCCCAGCGGGGACGCGCACAGGGAGGTCACCAGCATGGTGGCGGACACCGGGAGCAGGCGCAGGCCCGTCTGGAAGGCGTCGAAACCCTGTACCACCTGCAGGTACAGCGGGATGGCGAAGAACAGTCCCAGCAGGATGAGGTTCTGGCTCAGCAGGGTCATCAGGCCGGCCCGCAGCACGGGTCTCCTCAGCAGGGACAGGTGCACGAGCGGGTCGGTGCCCCGGTCCTCCCGCCGTCGCTCCCAGTGCCGGAAGACGGCCAGGACGGCCACGCCGGCGCCGACGACGAACAGTGTCGGGGCGAAGCCGAGGACGGTGAAAGGAGGGTTACGGGGCTGCACCCAGCCCCACGTACTGCTCTGCAGCACGCCGAGCACGCCCAGCGCCAGCCCCACCGCGGAGAGCGCCGCCCCGACCCCGTCGAGCCTCGGCCGCGGTCCGGCCGGGGCGGGCGACGGGATCACGCGGCGGCACAGCAGGACGGCCAGGACGACCACGACCTCGCCGGCGAAGACGAGCCGCCAGGTGAGGTACGTCGTCATCCAGCCGCCCAGCATCGGGCCGACCGCGATCCCGGCGCCGGCGAGACCCCCGATGACCGCATAGGCGACGGCCCGGTCCCGGCCGCGGTACGACTCCGCCACCAGGGCGGCCATGGCCGGCAGCACCATGGCGGCGCCGAGTCCCTCGATGACGGACCAGCCCAACGTGAGGACCCACAGCGTGGGCGCCACGGCGGTCAGGGCGGACCCCACGCCGTAGACGACCAGCCCCACGAGGAACATGCGGCGCCGCCCCAGGATGTCTCCGAGCCTGCCACCGACGATCATGAACGCCGCCATGACCAGCGCGTACAGGGTGATGACGGCCTGGATGGCGGTGACCTCGGTGTCGAAGTCCTCCACCAGTTGGCTGATGGACACGTTCATGACTGAGGTGTCCAGAACCATCAGGAACTGGGCCGTACCGAGGGCGACCAGGGCCCACCAGTGCTTCACGCTGTCCCACCTCGCCGAAATCGGGCCCTGTACGCCGGCGGAGCCGGTCAGCCGGCGACCGGCAGATGTTCCGCGTTCCTGCGATCGCCTCCGACGTACGTTTCCCCCATCGCACCCGACGCGGGCACCGCGCGCCTCACCCGTCACGGGGGAGGGCCGCCCCTGACGCCTGCCCGCGCCGCTACCGGTGGGCGGGGTGCGCACCGAGCGCTTCCCCGCGTCCGTCACAGAAGTCCGAGGTCGCGTGCCCGGCGCACCGCGTCGTTGCGCCGGTTCACGGCCAGCTTCCGGTACACACTTTTGAGGTGGGTCTTCACCGTGTTGACCGATACGTAGAGATCGGCGGCGATCTCCTCCGTGGACATCATCCGGGCCAGCCGCTGGAGTACGTCCCGCTCGCGTCCGCTCAGCTCGACCGCGACCAGAGGCGGGGGCCCGGGCTCCGGCCGGAGCCGTTCACCGCCCCGGCGCGGCGGGCCGGGGCTGAGCCAGCCCTGTGCCAGCTCGTGCAGCGGAGCCGAGGCCAGCAAAGGCTGGACCCACGCTCCGGCCCGGAGAAACGGGCGCCGCAGCCGATCGCGACGTGCGTCGAGGAGCGCCCGCGCGACGAGCTTGCGGGCAGTGACCGCGTCTCCTGCCTCCGCTGCGGCCCGGGCCTTGACCAGTGCCGCCCCCACGGTCACCGCAGGGCCGGACCTGCCATCGGTGCGGATGTTGTCGAGCAGGCGCACGGCGGCATCGGTGCGTCCTGCCGCGATCTGGATCGCTGCGGCCTCCACGGCGCATACCGCTTGTTCACCAAAGACACCTCGGAGCGCCTCGGCCGCGCTGTCCGGCCGCCCGTCGGCGAGATGAGCGGCGGAGGCGACGACGGCCGCATGACTCGCGACCCAGGGCGAGGCCACGGCGGCGGGGACCGCCAGGTTCGTCGCCTCGACGGCGGCGCGCGCTTCTCCTCTGTCCAGGAGCAGCCGGGAAGCGGCGATGGCCCGTGCCGCCGCCGGCACCGGATCGCGTGTTCCCGCAGGCGCCCGGGCAGTTTCCTCCAGGAGGTCCTCGGCTCTGCCCAGTTCGTGACGGTCCACGGCCACAGCGGCCAGGACCAGACGGCCGATACCGGAACCGTACGGCTGGGGCAGGCCGCCCCGCTCCCCCTCGGAGACCGCGGCCAAGGCCTTGCGCTCCGCCCGGCCGGGCCAGCCGTTCAGATAGTCGATCAGAGCGAGGTGCCCCATGGCCTCCTCCCGGGGTAGCACGGTGGCGGCCCCGCCGGCAGCTGCGGCCGCTTCGGTCAGGGCGGCGCGCGCGTCCTCGTAACGCCCCGCCCACAGACGCGCCGAGCCGAGATGGGTCAGCAGTAGAGCGATCAGTTCGGGGTGCTTGTCCAGCAGACGGGTCGGGATCTCCTGCCGCAGCTCGGCGGCTGCGGCGGCGGCCCTCTCGGCCTTCGGCGTACTACCGGTCAGCCGGGCGGCCAGCGCTTCCAGCAACGCACAGCTCAGCCGGACCTCCGCCAGGTTCGGCGTGTCGTCGGCCAGATGCCCCTCTGCACGGCGCAAGCGGCCCAGACCGTGATCCAGGTCGTGCCGGGACAGGGCGTGGGCCGCCCGGACGAGGTCGGCCGCCGGGCTTCTCGCTTCGGGCCCCATGCGGGCGAACACATGGGACGGAGCACCCGAGCGTAGACCCGTGAAGAGCTGGCCGATCGCGAGGTCGTCGACCAGGGCTCCGGCGGCGAGGTCCCAGTCGCCGGCGGCGGCGGCGTGGGCGAGTGTCTCGGACAGAAGCCCGGAACGGCGCAGCCACCGCGCGGCCCGCCTGTGCAGTTCCGGTTCCAGGCCGGGCATGCGCTCGCGCAGGTGGGCCCGGAGGATCTCCCGGAAGAGCGGATGGAGCCGGTACCAGGAGTGTCCGAGCCGCTCGACGAACGCGTTCTCGCGGTGCAGCCCGGCAAGGACGGGTTCGGCGTCGGTCCGCAGGGTCAGCGCGTCGGCCAGCTCGGGGCGGAAACGCTCCAGGACGCTGACGCGCAGCAGTAGGTCCTGGGTCTCGTCCGTTCTTCCCCGCAGGACCTCGGCCAGCAGGAAATCCGCGACCGCGCCGTGGTCCGCCTCGAACTCCTTCAGGTAGAGCTCCGGGTCGGTGCTCTCGCACGCGGCCAGGGCAGACAGGCGCAGTCCGGCGGCCCAGCCCCGCGTGCGCTCCACGAGGGCGCGTACGGCGTCAAGTGGAAGGACCAGACCGTGCAGTTCCAGCAGCGTGACGGCCTCCGCCGGAGTGAAGGCCAGCTCGGCGCCACGGATCTCCGTGAGCTCCCCGGCCGCCCGGTAACGGTGCAGAGGCAGCAGAGGCTCGGTGCGGGTGACGAGGACGAGGCGCAGCCCCTGCCCGGCGTGGTGCAGGACGAACTCCAGCTGCTCAGCGACTTCCGGAGCGGTCATCCGGTCGTACTCGTCGAGCACAAGGACCACGGGCCGCTCACGTGCGTTCAACTCGGCGGCGAGTGCTGTCAGTAGCCTGCGGTCCACCCCGTCGGCATCCGCAGGCGCCCAGGCCACTCCGGTCGCCGGCGCGCCGCAGGCCCGCAGGGACTCGACGACGTACGCCCAGAAGACCCCGGGACGTCGGTCTCCCGCTTCGCCGGTGAGCCAGGCGACGGGCTGGCGCAAACCGGCGGCCCAGTCGGCGGCCAGCAGGGTCTTGCCCGCCCCGGCTGCGCCGTTGACCAGCGTCAACGGCGTTCGGAGAGCCTGATCGAGATGGTCGAGAAGCCGCTTGCGCCGCAGGAACGTGTCGGGCCGCGTGGGAAGGGCGAACCGGGTGCGCAGGAACGGATCCCCCAGGGGATCGGAGTAGGAACCAGCTGGAACGATCGACACGTGCACTCCTCGTTCGTCCCGGTCGGTCCCGGCCACGACGCTCACCACCCCTGTCAGCCAGGGGCACGCCACGGGTGGAGTCGTCCATCGCCAGCATCCCAGCCTCACGCCCGGCGCGCGCGGTGGCGCAGGTGCTGCGACGGCTCGCGGAGTGCGCAGACGGTCGGCCGGCCACTCGCTCACGCTGCCGTATCCGTCAGGGGCCTCAGCGTCAGAGCCCTCAGGCAGGCGCCGGCCCGCGAGCGTTCAGAACGTGATACCACGCGGGGGTGATTCGCCCGGGACGCCGGACCGTAGCCCTGCGGTGGGTACCGCACTTCACCCCCCATGGACCCGGGCGGGCGTACGGATCACCGTCGGTCGCCGGCCGGCTCCGACGCGGAGAGCCGGCCCGCGCGTACCGCCTCGACCAGACCCTGATGGTCCCGCTCGTTCAGGTCGGCGTACGCCTCGGCGAACGTATGGAGCGCACGGTCGAACGCGTCGCCGCGGCCCAGGTACGCGGCGATGGCGATGCGGTCGCCGGATCTCGCGTGGGCACGGGCCAGCGTGCTGCCGCAGACCTCGCCGAACGTCCTCAGGCCGGCCGGCGTCATCAACTCCGGATCGAGGCCGCCCTTCCAGTCGCGCAATTGGCGTACGTAGAAGTCGCGGCGCCGCCCGTCGATCCCGTCCGCCCGCGTCCAGCCCAGAAAGATGTCGCTCGCGGCCTGCATCAGTCGCTGCCCCGCAACCACCCGCTCGCCCTCGCTGCGGTACTCGCCGGCACCGACGTGCGGAGCGAGCACCGAGGTGCAGGCCTCCTTGGCCTGCAGGAAGAGCGGGTCCCGGCCGTCCCTGCCGGTCAGGAGGATGATCCAGCACCGGGTGCCGACGCTGCCCACGCCGACCACCTTGCGGGCGGCGTCCACGAACCGGAAGTCCCCGAGGAGGGAACGCCGGTCCGACTGGAGACTCCGGGCGTAGCCCCTGATCAGCCCGCGCAGCCGCTCCTCCAGTGCGTCGCGCTCGACCTCGGGCAGCAGATCGGTCAGCGGAACCAGCAGCGGCGGGTCCGCGGCGATCCGGACCTGCCCCTCGACCGTTTCGGTCAGCTTGGCGAAGGCCTGCAAGCTGTCCCGGGTACGGGCCTTGTCCAGGGCCCGGCCCAGGTTCTTTCGGCCGCCCGTGGTCAACTTTCGGGACGCCATGGCTACAAGGCGGTCCGCGTCGATCCTCGCGTACCAGACACCGAGATTGGTCATGCAAGCGAACCGGATCATCGCCTCGCGGTACGACCGGACCGCCGCCGGCACCACGCGGGCGCGCTCCCGGTCCGTGAAGCCGTTCGCACGTCC is drawn from Streptomyces sp. NBC_01717 and contains these coding sequences:
- a CDS encoding MFS transporter, which translates into the protein MKHWWALVALGTAQFLMVLDTSVMNVSISQLVEDFDTEVTAIQAVITLYALVMAAFMIVGGRLGDILGRRRMFLVGLVVYGVGSALTAVAPTLWVLTLGWSVIEGLGAAMVLPAMAALVAESYRGRDRAVAYAVIGGLAGAGIAVGPMLGGWMTTYLTWRLVFAGEVVVVLAVLLCRRVIPSPAPAGPRPRLDGVGAALSAVGLALGVLGVLQSSTWGWVQPRNPPFTVLGFAPTLFVVGAGVAVLAVFRHWERRREDRGTDPLVHLSLLRRPVLRAGLMTLLSQNLILLGLFFAIPLYLQVVQGFDAFQTGLRLLPVSATMLVTSLCASPLGRVMGPRRVVRLALAILAAAVVWLLATIDPVIDDAQFAGAMALLGVGIGLLASQLGNIVQSGVGEEERSEAGGLQFTAQNLGSALGTALIGSILVGALAHAFTTQVADEPRLSAETREQVGVRLEAGITFVSTDQVRSAAERAGLPPSEVEAVTDSYASAQLDGLKAAILATGGVALVSFLMTSHLPTARSGRPPEPGSGAAPAGANGSTDRA
- a CDS encoding LuxR C-terminal-related transcriptional regulator translates to MHVSIVPAGSYSDPLGDPFLRTRFALPTRPDTFLRRKRLLDHLDQALRTPLTLVNGAAGAGKTLLAADWAAGLRQPVAWLTGEAGDRRPGVFWAYVVESLRACGAPATGVAWAPADADGVDRRLLTALAAELNARERPVVLVLDEYDRMTAPEVAEQLEFVLHHAGQGLRLVLVTRTEPLLPLHRYRAAGELTEIRGAELAFTPAEAVTLLELHGLVLPLDAVRALVERTRGWAAGLRLSALAACESTDPELYLKEFEADHGAVADFLLAEVLRGRTDETQDLLLRVSVLERFRPELADALTLRTDAEPVLAGLHRENAFVERLGHSWYRLHPLFREILRAHLRERMPGLEPELHRRAARWLRRSGLLSETLAHAAAAGDWDLAAGALVDDLAIGQLFTGLRSGAPSHVFARMGPEARSPAADLVRAAHALSRHDLDHGLGRLRRAEGHLADDTPNLAEVRLSCALLEALAARLTGSTPKAERAAAAAAELRQEIPTRLLDKHPELIALLLTHLGSARLWAGRYEDARAALTEAAAAAGGAATVLPREEAMGHLALIDYLNGWPGRAERKALAAVSEGERGGLPQPYGSGIGRLVLAAVAVDRHELGRAEDLLEETARAPAGTRDPVPAAARAIAASRLLLDRGEARAAVEATNLAVPAAVASPWVASHAAVVASAAHLADGRPDSAAEALRGVFGEQAVCAVEAAAIQIAAGRTDAAVRLLDNIRTDGRSGPAVTVGAALVKARAAAEAGDAVTARKLVARALLDARRDRLRRPFLRAGAWVQPLLASAPLHELAQGWLSPGPPRRGGERLRPEPGPPPLVAVELSGRERDVLQRLARMMSTEEIAADLYVSVNTVKTHLKSVYRKLAVNRRNDAVRRARDLGLL
- a CDS encoding DUF2252 domain-containing protein, translating into MSRDSASTLGAVPPLTPAERAARGKAARRRTPRSGHAGFAPSSDRPDPLGILGAQSATRVPELVPIRYSRMAESPFRFYRGAAAIMAADLATTQDSGIRVQLCGDAHLLNFGLLASPERQLVFDINDFDESLPGPWEWDVKRLAASLAVAGRANGFTDRERARVVPAAVRSYREAMIRFACMTNLGVWYARIDADRLVAMASRKLTTGGRKNLGRALDKARTRDSLQAFAKLTETVEGQVRIAADPPLLVPLTDLLPEVERDALEERLRGLIRGYARSLQSDRRSLLGDFRFVDAARKVVGVGSVGTRCWIILLTGRDGRDPLFLQAKEACTSVLAPHVGAGEYRSEGERVVAGQRLMQAASDIFLGWTRADGIDGRRRDFYVRQLRDWKGGLDPELMTPAGLRTFGEVCGSTLARAHARSGDRIAIAAYLGRGDAFDRALHTFAEAYADLNERDHQGLVEAVRAGRLSASEPAGDRR